The DNA window TCCAATAACTTCTCTGGTTCCTTTGCAAGGAAGTCACCAGCAGTCCGTTGCTTCAAACCACCAGGGTAGTTTGAGTGACGGTAGTACATCTTTTGAGATGCTTTCTTACCAGTTAACTTAACTTGCGCAGCGTTGATAACGATAACGTAATCACCAGTATCAACGTGTGGAGTAAATGTTGGTTTGTTCTTACCGCGCAAAATTGATGCTACTGCAGATGCTAAACGACCCATTGGGACATTCTTAGCATCGACAACGTACCATTTGCGTTCAACTTCACCAGGTTTTGCGATGTATGTCGTTCTCACGATTAAGTCCTCCAATTTTGTTTTTCTTTTACATATAATAGTGTACCGAGTTATTAGATGGAAAAGAAATACCAATGGCTAGTATACCTTCTTCTAGTACTTTCGTCAATCCTTTTCATCATTTGTTCCATAATCTACATTAACTAAATACAAACCACTCGCTGGAGCCGTCATCCGTGCTAATGTCCGATCCTTTGCTTCAAGGACTCGCGACACGTCATCTACTGGCCGCTGATTGCTCCCGATTTCTAAGAGAAAAGCAACCATTATGCGGACTTGATTATAGAGAAAACCATTACCAGTAAAATCAAAGACAACCTCATTTCTTAGTTCGTCTCGTCTAATTGTGATATTCTCAATCGTCCGAACATTGCTTTTTGCTTGACTCCCCGATGCAACAAAACTTGTAAAGTCATGAGTTCCAACCAAATCAATAGCTGCTTTTCTCATCTTTTCTAAGTTAAGGGGATATTTAAAATGAGAAGTATAGTTGCGTTTGAATGGGTTCACAAATTCTCCCTGATCAACTCGATAACTATAAGTCTTACGATGAGCACTGTATCGCGCATGGAAATCATTATCCACTAATTCGGCCTTCTTAATTAAAATATCCAGTGGCAAAATGCTATTGAGGGCCTTTCTCATAGATTCATTACTTAAATGATAGGGAATATCAAAGTGCGCAACCTGATTAAGAGCATGCACCCCTGCATCTGTTCTTCCTGAGCCGATAACGGAAATAGCAGGAGTTGGGTGCTTAGCAATTTTATTTACTGCATTCTTTAGTGTTTGTTCAACTGTCCGCTTATTTGGTTGAATTTGAAAACCGGAAAAATTGGTTCCATCATAAGCAAAGGTTATTTTATAACGATACATTGTTTACTTCCTTATATTAATTTAGAAAAATATTCGAATACAAACTAGACCAACTGTCACAATCAATAGCGCCAAGCCAGCCCAAACATCATTTTTATGCCAAACTAATTGACGATAATGAGTCCGTGGTGCATTAGGATCATACCCTCGTGCTTCCATTGCCGTTGCTAGTTCTTCAGCGCGCTTAAACGAGTTGACAAACAATGGGATAAGAATCGGAACTAGATGTTTAATCCGTGTCAAAAGATTTCCAGCGTTAAAATTAATCCCGCGGGCCCGCTGAGCTTTCATAATTTTATTAGTTTCATCCATAATAGTTGGAACAAAGCGTAATGCAATGGAAAGCATTAACGTAATCTGGTTGACAGGAACTTTAATCACTTGTAATGGTTTCATTAACCATGCCAAGGCATCTGCAATTTGAAAAGTTTGCGTAGTGGCAGTTAAGACAGTTGAGGCAGTAATAATCACAATAAACCGATAAGAAATAATTAATGAATTAATAAGGCCATCACGGGTTATTGCCATAATTCCCCAATGCCAATACGTCTTTCCGCCACTACTAAATAAAATTTGAAACGCTACTGTTATCAAAATAATTAAAAACAACGGCTTAATCCCTTGCCAATATTGTCTTAAACCAACATTACTTAACTTAATTGCCGCAAGGAGCGCTAATAAAAGCCATATAGCAGCTAAAAAATTATTCACGAAGAAAATTAAAATAACGTAAATAATACACATGATTAGTTTTATTCGTGGATCAAGACGATGGAGGATCGATTTTACTGGTACATAACTACCAAATACGATTTTATTATTCATTTTCTTTTTCTCCTCATCGCTTCTGCTATTTCATCTGCTAACACATCAAGCGTAAGCGGTTCTGTATTTTTTAAGGTGATACCATCTTTACTAAGGAATTGCGCAACCTCGACGGAAACAGGCAGAGTCAATGATAGTTTTTTTAATCGTTGAGCATCCCTAAATAATTGCTGAGGAGTAGTATCCGAAACAACCTGCCCATTGCTCATTGCAATTACGTGGTTAGCATAATAGGCTACCTGCTCCATTTGGTGAGTAACCATTATAATCGTTGTTCCCTTCTCGTTAAGATCTTTAATAAGTTTAAGTAAATCATTAGTTGCTTGAGTATCCAGTCCTGCTGTTGGTTCATCAAGAATTAAAATTTGGGGATCCATTGCTAAAACGCCAGCAATCGCTACTCGCCTCATTTGTCCTCCAGAAAGTGCAAAAGGGGAGTGTGACTTTAATTCTAAGGGCAAATCCACCATTTTTAATGCTTCATCAACTGCTTTTTCAATTTTTTTTGCAGGCCACCCTAAATTATGAGGCCCAAAAGCAATATCCTCCGCAACTGTTTCTGCAAATAGTTGCTGTTCAGGAAATTGGAATACAAAACCGACTTGATGGTGGATTTTACTTAAATATTCAGCTTTTGTCGTTGCATTAATTTCTAAACCTGCTACATTAAGTTCCCCACTACTGGGCTTTATTAATCCATCAATTAATGAAACCAATGTCGACTTTCCACTTCCGGTTTGTCCAATAATAGCAACAAATTCTTGCTCTTTAATTGTTAATGAGACATTATGTAAGGCTTCATTAGTAGAATTAGGATATGTATAGTGGAGTTTTTTTACTGTAATTGCTGCTTTAGCCAATTTTTTAGCTCCTCTAAATTTAAATATCTATTTGGAATATTAATTCCTCGTTCAACCAATAATTTCTGCAGTTGCTGACTCGCAGGAACTCCTACTCCAATTTCAAGTAATAATTCTTTATCTTTAAGAATTTCGGATGGAGTACCTTGCTTTACAACTTGCGAATCATTTAACACAATTATTTTATCCGCTAGCTCAATTTCTTTAAGATCATGCGTAATCGAAATAATTGAAAGATTATATTCATTTTTTAATCTTCGCAATAAAGACAAAATTCCTTGCCGTGCTAAAGGATCAAGCATACTAGTAGCCTCATCAAGGATTATTATCTTAGGCATTAATGCAAGGATTCCTGCAAGTGCTACCCGTTGCTTTTGTCCTCCTGAGAGATTAATAGGAGCTGTGTTTTTATAATCACTCATTCCCACCATCTTTAAAGCTTTATCAATCTTTTCTTCCATTTCATTTCGAGCTACTTGTCGGTTTTCAAGTCCGAATGCAACATCGTCAGCAACAGTTGCTCCAACAAATTGATTTTCAGGGTTTTGAAAAACGAATCCGATTTGCTGGTGAATCTGACCTAAAGAACTTTCGTTAACTTGAATTCCGTCAACTTCAATCGATCCAGCAGTAGGACTGAGTAATCCATCAATTAATCGGGCTAATGTACTCTTTCCGCTACCATTATGACCAATAATTGCTGTCCAAGAAAATGGTTCAAAATCTAGATTGATATTGTTTAAAACGGGGTATTTACTGTCTGGATATGTAAATACAAGCTTTCGAATTTTTATTCCAGTCACAGTATTTCCTCTTTTCAATTTTAGTTAATAAGTATATTTTAGCAAAGTCCACAGAATTATCTATCAAAATTAAATTTAAAATAAAAAATCACTTACCATTGAAGTGCGCGAGGGTTTCCCGCATTCAAGCTAGACTAGGGTTTCCCCACCATCGTAACGCTCTATACTATCAATGATAGTGATTCTTTATTACGTATTTAGTTTATGTGAACGAATTAATTAGTCCACTAATTCAAGAATAACCATTGGTGCACCGTCACCACGACGAGGCATAGTCTTCAAGATGCGTGTGTAACCACCGTTACGATCTGCATACTTTGGAGCAAGTTCTTCAAAAAGGTTTTGAAGAGCAGATTGTACACGAATATCATCGCCATCTTCCTTAACATCAGCAACAACATTAC is part of the Limosilactobacillus reuteri genome and encodes:
- the rplM gene encoding 50S ribosomal protein L13; this translates as MRTTYIAKPGEVERKWYVVDAKNVPMGRLASAVASILRGKNKPTFTPHVDTGDYVIVINAAQVKLTGKKASQKMYYRHSNYPGGLKQRTAGDFLAKEPEKLLETAIKGMLPHNSLGHKQGLKLHVYAGEDHKHAAQNPEVLDITNLI
- a CDS encoding energy-coupling factor transporter transmembrane component T family protein, which codes for MNNKIVFGSYVPVKSILHRLDPRIKLIMCIIYVILIFFVNNFLAAIWLLLALLAAIKLSNVGLRQYWQGIKPLFLIILITVAFQILFSSGGKTYWHWGIMAITRDGLINSLIISYRFIVIITASTVLTATTQTFQIADALAWLMKPLQVIKVPVNQITLMLSIALRFVPTIMDETNKIMKAQRARGINFNAGNLLTRIKHLVPILIPLFVNSFKRAEELATAMEARGYDPNAPRTHYRQLVWHKNDVWAGLALLIVTVGLVCIRIFF
- a CDS encoding energy-coupling factor transporter ATPase, producing MTGIKIRKLVFTYPDSKYPVLNNINLDFEPFSWTAIIGHNGSGKSTLARLIDGLLSPTAGSIEVDGIQVNESSLGQIHQQIGFVFQNPENQFVGATVADDVAFGLENRQVARNEMEEKIDKALKMVGMSDYKNTAPINLSGGQKQRVALAGILALMPKIIILDEATSMLDPLARQGILSLLRRLKNEYNLSIISITHDLKEIELADKIIVLNDSQVVKQGTPSEILKDKELLLEIGVGVPASQQLQKLLVERGINIPNRYLNLEELKNWLKQQLQ
- a CDS encoding energy-coupling factor transporter ATPase; amino-acid sequence: MAKAAITVKKLHYTYPNSTNEALHNVSLTIKEQEFVAIIGQTGSGKSTLVSLIDGLIKPSSGELNVAGLEINATTKAEYLSKIHHQVGFVFQFPEQQLFAETVAEDIAFGPHNLGWPAKKIEKAVDEALKMVDLPLELKSHSPFALSGGQMRRVAIAGVLAMDPQILILDEPTAGLDTQATNDLLKLIKDLNEKGTTIIMVTHQMEQVAYYANHVIAMSNGQVVSDTTPQQLFRDAQRLKKLSLTLPVSVEVAQFLSKDGITLKNTEPLTLDVLADEIAEAMRRKRK
- the truA gene encoding tRNA pseudouridine(38-40) synthase TruA, with the translated sequence MYRYKITFAYDGTNFSGFQIQPNKRTVEQTLKNAVNKIAKHPTPAISVIGSGRTDAGVHALNQVAHFDIPYHLSNESMRKALNSILPLDILIKKAELVDNDFHARYSAHRKTYSYRVDQGEFVNPFKRNYTSHFKYPLNLEKMRKAAIDLVGTHDFTSFVASGSQAKSNVRTIENITIRRDELRNEVVFDFTGNGFLYNQVRIMVAFLLEIGSNQRPVDDVSRVLEAKDRTLARMTAPASGLYLVNVDYGTNDEKD